From a region of the Streptococcus ruminantium genome:
- a CDS encoding LacI family DNA-binding transcriptional regulator gives MTTLADVARLANVSKMTVSRVINHPEQVTKELRTLVMAAMKELDYTPNVAAKALAQQRTLIVQVIILEKMDVVEPYYIDLLAGIADELNHRHYTLQLVTDSDLITDQCDGYIVTGARKADYTWLKRLRKPLVLFGENQEGLPFVDSDNHLATRSATQFALSKGYEQIIFVGIDLPEAFEKSREGGYKAAMQGRETHLYRLENSSRLAEEFVKNSDLLLENTCFICASDRLALGITRGLLALGKSIPQDVGVIGFDGFFLDRMSRPSLTTMKQPIRQMGALSVKQLMTILEGKPLTKQGHYCQATLIERETTP, from the coding sequence ATGACAACATTAGCCGATGTGGCTAGGTTAGCCAATGTATCAAAAATGACCGTTTCGCGTGTCATCAACCATCCAGAACAGGTCACGAAAGAATTGCGTACGCTGGTAATGGCAGCGATGAAAGAGTTAGATTATACGCCAAATGTGGCTGCCAAGGCTTTAGCTCAACAACGAACCTTGATTGTTCAGGTGATTATTCTGGAGAAGATGGATGTGGTGGAACCTTACTATATCGACCTTTTAGCCGGTATCGCTGATGAACTAAATCATCGGCATTATACTCTGCAACTGGTGACGGATTCTGACCTAATCACCGATCAGTGTGATGGCTATATCGTAACAGGAGCTAGGAAAGCTGACTATACTTGGTTGAAGAGGTTGAGAAAACCCTTGGTTTTGTTTGGAGAAAATCAAGAGGGGCTTCCCTTTGTTGACTCGGATAATCACTTGGCGACCCGATCAGCTACCCAGTTTGCCCTATCCAAAGGATACGAACAGATTATATTTGTTGGGATTGATTTGCCAGAAGCCTTTGAAAAGAGCAGAGAAGGGGGCTATAAAGCTGCTATGCAGGGACGTGAGACTCACCTTTACCGGTTAGAAAATAGTTCTCGGTTAGCAGAAGAGTTTGTAAAAAACAGTGACCTATTATTAGAAAATACCTGTTTTATTTGCGCTTCGGATCGTTTGGCCCTAGGGATTACAAGAGGTTTACTAGCTTTGGGAAAATCCATCCCACAGGATGTTGGTGTGATTGGTTTTGATGGTTTTTTCCTGGATCGGATGTCCAGGCCCTCTCTGACGACCATGAAGCAGCCTATTCGACAAATGGGGGCTTTAAGTGTCAAACAGTTGATGACTATATTGGAGGGAAAGCCCCTAACCAAGCAGGGACATTATTGCCAAGCGACCTTGATTGAACGTGAGACTACACCTTAG